One Peribacillus simplex NBRC 15720 = DSM 1321 genomic region harbors:
- a CDS encoding DUF3951 domain-containing protein: MAYVYTLFVISVIGFVCYRLIKKKSTPSNRYTPYDDITMGIKGDDIQKDNPIQDTKHHIQYEEKSNNDKTV, from the coding sequence ATGGCATATGTTTATACTTTATTTGTTATTTCTGTAATAGGCTTTGTTTGTTATCGGCTGATTAAAAAGAAATCAACGCCTTCAAATAGATACACACCTTATGATGACATCACAATGGGAATTAAAGGTGACGATATACAAAAAGATAATCCAATACAGGATACCAAGCATCACATTCAATATGAAGAGAAATCAAATAACGACAAGACCGTTTAA